The Cucumis melo cultivar AY chromosome 5, USDA_Cmelo_AY_1.0, whole genome shotgun sequence genome has a segment encoding these proteins:
- the LOC103485850 gene encoding ammonium transporter 1 member 2 produces the protein MATLSCQPSDLIPLLGSSATTNSTAVAEFLCSRFTTIATTFSSTTYAIDNTYLLFSAYLVFAMQLGFAMLCAGSVRAKNTMNIMLTNVLDAAAGGLSYYLFGFAFAFGAPSNSFIGRHFFDLSSVPNPSTDYSFFLYQWAFAIAAAGITSGSIAERTRFVAYLIYSTILTGFIYPIVSHWFWSADGWASPTRSNNLLFNSGAIDFAGSGVVHMVGGVAGLWGALIEGPRIGRFDRSGRSVALRGHSASLVVLGSFLLWFGWYGFNPGSFLTISKSYNDGRPYYGQWSAIGRTGVTTTLAGCTAALTTLFAKRLLVGHWNVIDVCNGLLGGFAAITSGCAVVEPWAAVICGFVASWVLIGFNKLAERLSFDDPLEAAQLHGGCGAWGLIFTGLFATKKYVGEVYQVGRPYGLLMGGGWRLLAAQVVEIVAIFGWVSLTMGGLFYGLMKGKLLRISREDEMAGMDLTRHGGFAYVYNDEEDISEKSSGFMMRTIEPADASSPKDHTSSGIGAV, from the exons ATGGCCACTCTTTCTTGCCAACCTTCCGATTTGATTCCCCTTCTCGGCTCTTCAGCCACCACCAACTCTACTGCGGTAGCCGAGTTTCTATGCTCCAGATTCACCACAATAGCCACCACTTTCAGCTCCACCACCTATGCCATCGATAACACCTACCTTCTCTTCTCCGCCTACCTCGTCTTTGCCATGCAGCTTGGTTTTGCCATGCTTTGTGCTGGATCCGTCCGTGCCAAAAACACTATGAACATCATGCTCACCAATGTCCTTGACGCCGCTGCCGGTGGCCTCTCCTACTACCTCTTCGGTTTCGCCTTTGCCTTCGGTGCTCCCTCCAACTCCTTCATCGGCCGCCATTTTTTTGACCTCTCCAGTGTCCCTAATCCCTCTACTGACTATAGCTTTTTTCTCTATCAATGGGCCTTTGCTATTGCTGCTGCAG GAATCACCAGTGGCTCCATAGCTGAACGAACCCGATTTGTGGCCTATCTCATCTACTCCACTATTCTAACTGGCTTCATCTACCCTATAGTCTCCCATTGGTTTTGGTCTGCTGATGGGTGGGCCAGCCCAACACGATCCAACAACCTTCTATTCAACTCAGGTGCAATTGACTTTGCCGGGTCCGGTGTGGTCCACATGGTTGGTGGTGTAGCCGGTCTTTGGGGAGCTTTAATCGAAGGCCCAAGAATCGGTCGATTTGATCGATCCGGTCGATCTGTCGCCCTTCGCGGCCACAGTGCATCACTCGTAGTCCTCGGCTCCTTCCTCCTTTGGTTCGGCTGGTATGGATTCAACCCCGGTTCATTCCTAACAATTTCCAAATCCTACAACGATGGTCGTCCTTACTATGGCCAATGGAGCGCCATAGGTCGAACTGGAGTCACCACAACACTAGCTGGATGCACAGCTGCCTTAACTACCCTTTTTGCAAAGCGTCTCTTAGTCGGCCATTGGAACGTAATCGACGTGTGCAACGGCCTATTAGGGGGGTTTGCCGCCATCACATCTGGTTGCGCTGTGGTGGAGCCATGGGCGGCAGTGATATGTGGTTTCGTAGCATCTTGGGTGTTAATTGGGTTCAACAAGCTAGCGGAGAGGCTGAGCTTCGATGACCCATTAGAAGCGGCACAATTGCATGGCGGGTGCGGGGCATGGGGTTTGATATTCACAGGACTATTTGCGACAAAGAAATACGTCGGGGAGGTATATCAAGTCGGGCGGCCTTACGGATTGCTGATGGGCGGGGGATGGAGGCTATTGGCTGCACAAGTGGTGGAAATTGTAGCGATATTTGGGTGGGTGTCTTTGACAATGGGAGGGTTGTTTTATGGGTTGATGAAAGGGAAACTATTGAGAATATCAAGGGAGGATGAAATGGCAGGGATGGATTTAACGAGACATGGAGGATTTGCTTATGTATATAATGATGAAGAAGATATATCAGAGAAGTCGTCTGGTTTTATGATGAGGACAATTGAGCCTGCTGATGCTAGTTCTCCCAAGGACCATACTTCTTCTGGGATAGGGGCTGTTTGA